A window from Mangifera indica cultivar Alphonso chromosome 2, CATAS_Mindica_2.1, whole genome shotgun sequence encodes these proteins:
- the LOC123209597 gene encoding uncharacterized protein LOC123209597 has translation MGTNGDQYGYGYGYAYQYPYARFAGNSGMAYRYRRNESFLDHATEFGKAVMEMSVEFGKGCRDIVWQSIGREDTYLGRSFRRMKGPCAKFCAKLRFFNDYMPEDKDPLYAWSVICLVSVLAIAVFCLTSESNTSVTPLIKKVFLHPASADRILLPDGRYLAYREQGVPAERARFFIIAPHPFLSSRLAGIPGIKTSLLEEFGVCLLTYDLPGFGESDPHPNRNLESSALDMLFLASSVGVNDKFWVLGYSSGSLHAWAALRYIPDRLAGAAMFAPMVNPYDSMMTKLEQRGTWENWTRKRKLMYFLARRFPRFLVYFYRQTFLSGKHDQIDKWLSLSLGKRDRAIIEDPIHEEFWQRDVEESVRQGNAKPFVEEAVLQVSNWGFRLADLKLQKKQRGRGILNWLKSMLNGDLEEYSGFLGPIHIWQGMDDRVVPPLMTDFVHRILPGAAVHKLPYEGHFTYFYFCDECHRQIFSTLFGTPQGPLNNTIETIEADQTLMEVDREEQEEANPGDSTM, from the exons ATGGGCACAAATGGAGATCAATATGGATATGGATATGGATATGCTTATCAATATCCATATGCAAGGTTTGCGGGCAACTCTGGAATGGCTTACCGTTACAGAAGAAACGAGAGCTTTCTGGATCATGCAACCGAGTTCGGCAAGGCTGTGATGGAGATGAGTGTGGAGTTTGGGAAAGGGTGTAGGGATATCGTGTGGCAGAGTATAGGGAGAGAAGATACTTACCTTGGAAGAAGTTTCAGGAGAATGAAAGGGCCTTGTGCTAAATTTTGTGCTAAATTGAGGTTCTTTAATGACTATATGCCTGAAGATAAAGATCCTCTGTATGCGTGGTCGGTCATTTGCCTTGTCTCTGTTCTTGCTATTGCAg TTTTCTGTCTAACTTCTGAAAGTAACACTTCGGTGACTCCCTTGATAAAGAAAGTATTCCTACATCCTGCTAGTGCTGACAGAATTTTGCTTCCGGATGGTAGATATCTGGCATATAGGGAGCAAGGTGTTCCAGCCGAGAGAGctagattttttataattgctCCTCATCCTTTTCTTTCCTCTCGACTTGCAG GAATACCTGGAATTAAGACTTCACTTCTGGAAGAGTTTGGTGTTTGCTTGTTGACATATGATCTTCCTGGTTTCGGTGAGAGTGATCCTCATCCCAACAGAAACCTTGAGTCATCAGCATTGGATATGTTATTTCTAGCCAGTTCTGTAGGTGTTAATGACAAGTTCTGGGTGTTGGGATACTCAAGTGGAAGCCTGCATGCTTGGGCTGCGCTCAGATACATTCCTGATAGACTTGCAG GTGCAGCCATGTTTGCTCCAATGGTTAACCCTTATGATTCAATGATGACTAAGCTAGAGCAGCGTGGAACCTGGGAGAATTGGACACGAAAACGGAAACTGATGTATTTTCTGGCTCGGAGGTTTCCTAGATTTCTTGTTTATTTCTACCGCCAAACATTCTTGTCTGGAAAGCATGATCAGATTGACAAGTGGCTGTCACTGTCACTTGGAAAAAGA GATAGAGCTATAATAGAGGACCCCATCCATGAAGAATTCTGGCAAAGGGACGTGGAAGAATCAGTTCGACAGGGAAATGCCAAACCCTTTGTGGAGGAAGCTGTACTGCAGGTCTCAAATTGGGGTTTCAGACTTGCAGATCTCAAACTGCAGAAGAAACAGAGAGGGAGAGGTATCCTCAATTGGCTCAAGTCTATGCTCAATGGAGATTTGGAGGAGTATTCAGGTTTCCTTGGCCCAATCCACATATGGCAG GGGATGGACGATAGGGTGGTTCCTCCATTGATGACTGATTTTGTGCACCGGATTCTACCAGGGGCTGCAGTGCATAAGCTCCCATATGAAGGCCATTTCACTTATTTCTATTTCTGCGATGAATGCCACAGACAGATATTCAGTACACTTTTTGGAACCCCTCAAGGTCCACTTAATAATACCATAGAAACCATAGAGGCAGATCAAACACTTATGGAAGTTGATAGAGAGGAACAGGAAGAGGCAAACCCTGGTGATTCTACCATGTGA
- the LOC123209776 gene encoding UPF0481 protein At3g47200-like — protein MESVSNIGWAKMEEQSGWAKMEEQSEFVIDIVRSLEKLEPPVSNDCCIYRVPHNLREAMNENAYTPHAVSIGPLHHGRKELEIMEKQKLRYLGEFIRHIRFDFDHAVWIIKDMEDSICYAETIPLDSNEFVKMILTDAAFIIIHFVKCKSISNQQDEFLYRNSCLLSSICRDLMLLENQLPLFVLEKLYQYYLYVSQGLDPAAVSSFQELTCNFFEDVFYRNKLIPEHFPENVNHFTDLLRSFHLPSNFSPPSTQRNKLLYSASQLYEAGVTIKARSRECLLGCEFISNNAELQIPPLELNNLTTCLLQNLMALELCHYPGKTYICDYISLMGYLMETSKDVDFLVQKKILDNGLGDSNEVVTFVKKLGTHIAVDRRFNCFTSLFSGLNRHCEDHWLRQTTWQKWLTIIKVMAENTQS, from the coding sequence ATGGAAAGTGTTTCAAACATTGGTTGGGCGAAGATGGAAGAGCAGAGTGGTTGGGCTAAGATGGAAGAGCAGAGTGAATTTGTAATAGACATAGTAAGATCGTTAGAAAAATTGGAGCCACCGGTGTCAAATGATTGTTGCATCTACAGGGTTCCACATAACCTCCGCGAAGCGATGAACGAAAACGCCTACACCCCACATGCAGTTTCCATCGGCCCTCTTCATCATGGCAGAAAAGAACTGGAGATAATGGAAAAGCAGAAGCTCAGATATTTGGGGGAATTTATACGCCATATCCGCTTCGACTTTGATCATGCTGTCTGGATTATAAAGGACATGGAAGACAGCATTTGTTACGCCGAAACAATACCACTCGACAGCAATGAATTTGTAAAAATGATTCTCACTGATGCTGCTTTTATCATTATCCACTTTGTTAAGTGCAAATCCATATCCAATCAACAAGACGAGTTTCTCTATAGAAATTCGTGTTTGTTATCTAGTATTTGCCGGGACCTTATGCTGCTTGAAAATCAGCTTCCATTATTTGTCCTGGAGAAGCTGTATCAGTATTACTTATACGTCAGTCAAGGGCTCGATCCTGCTGCTGTCTCTTCCTTTCAAGAGCTCACCTGCAATTTCTTCGAGGACGTCTTTTATCGGAACAAGCTAATCCCTGAACATTTTCCTGAAAATGTAAACCATTTCACTGACTTGCTCAGGTCATTTCATCTACCATCAAATTTTTCGCCACCGTCAACACAAAGAAATAAACTTCTATATAGCGCATCACAGCTGTACGAGGCTGGAGTGACTATCAAGGCTAGATCCAGAGAATGTTTGCTTGGTTGCGAGTTTATTTCTAATAATGCGGAACTTCAAATCCCACCTTTAGAATTGAATAATCTCACCACATGTCTGCTTCAAAACTTGATGGCGTTGGAGCTGTGTCATTATCCAGGGAAGACATACATCTGTGACTACATCTCACTGATGGGTTATTTAATGGAGACAAGCAAAGATGTCGATTTTCTGgttcaaaagaaaattcttgACAATGGTTTGGGCGACAGCAATGAAGTTGTtacttttgttaaaaaacttGGAACGCATATTGCCGTGGATCGTCGTTTCAACTGCTTTACCAGTCTTTTTAGCGGCTTAAACAGACACTGCGAGGATCATTGGCTGCGACAGACCACTTGGCAAAAATGGTTGACAATAATCAAAGTAATGGCTGAAAATACTCAAAGTTGA